A segment of the Hemicordylus capensis ecotype Gifberg chromosome 6, rHemCap1.1.pri, whole genome shotgun sequence genome:
ACCATGTGAGGTGGGGAGTTGAATACTTCCACatatggtcctgatccagattcctTCCATACTGCTGCTATGCCTGTTGGATAAACAAGCACACAAGGGCCAAACAATAAAATTTAGCAAAATGTGTAAGTTTGGTCCACAGAACAACACAACACAAATCCTACTTAACATTAGCGAAGGATTTGGAAAACTGTAGTTCCTATAGCACACATGTGCAAACACACCACACAAACCTCTCTCTTCTTTCAGTATCTAAATGAATCACATTCTTTTAGCAGCCTTCTCGTATCAAATCAAATGTTAAAAAATGAAccatgcactttttttttttaaagtacagcaACAGTGATGATTTGTTAGAAGTGGTAGTTCTGAATTTGGGTTGGTTTAGATCTAGTATGTGCTACCGTGCAAAAACTACACACAAAGCGACAATGTGGATGCTGCTCTGGAGAGATGTGAGAATGGCCCAGTAATCAACATCCTGCAAACACAGCAGCTGTGCTGGACTTAATGAGGTTCCCTCACCAGACCCCTCATCATCGTCAGTCGTGGGTtcctgcatctcctctggaaaagTCTGAGAGAGACTTGAGTAATTCTTGCTGTCTGAAACAGTCACTTGTGCTTGGGACCTCTCACCTGAGGTCTCTGTGTGCTGAACCGGCGTCGAGGTAGTTAGGCCCTTGTATGTAATGTCACCTGACTCGTCTTCTTCAAAATCATTAAGGCAGTATACTTCATCTAGATCGAGGTCCAGAGTTCGGAAGCCCTTAGTGACAACCCCGGGCCGTGGGTCTAGGATTCCCCCCAGATGAGGCTGAGCAAGCTGCTGCCAATGGTGCAAAGTAGCAGAACCTTGGAGAGtaataaacacaaaacaaaagaGTAAGAACCTTTGGGAAATTCACTTCCCTCTTGGGGCTGATTAAATCTATGTCTCAATATATCCTGAATACTATTGAAGTCTCACAATTTATTTCAAAAACCACCAGGATGCAATTGTTCTATATGATGATTCCACAGTGGCAGATACTTAtgtaaaaagtttaaaaatgctCATAAGACTAACAGAAAGATACAATGATCTTTGTAGTGTATTCCTTGTTGTCATTCATATCTTTAACAGAACAAATACAAAAGAcatatggatttatttatttattttaaatcacaCTAATACCTATGTTGGCAAGTAGTCAGAAAATATGAACACCAAATATTTCTGGACTAGTTTGTGAAGACTGAAAGGCTGAAATAAACCAAGAAGGGTGCTATAAATACAAGCTAGAACATGTTATTGGAGGCTAAAGGGAGAACAGAATACAGAATAGTGGGACTACATGAAAATTATCTTTTCATCTTCTACTTGTCCAGCTATGACAGATGGTCAAGCAAACTGCTATTTGAGCAGAAGCCACTAAAACTATATTCTACTATACCTGTAGACTCACCTGTGAATGAGAAAAACTTTGGTGAGGAAAATGTACTTTATAATAAAGCATGAAACATGAGGGAATATATAGAAAATATCAAATATAAGCACATTACACTATCAGGCTGGAGTTTCTGATGGAGGGTGACATCCTGAATGTAAGTGTTAGAATGGCCAATTACCTCCATTAGGTGAAGAATTAAATCCCTATTATTGCATTTAACCAAATTGATTCTGTCAAAATTTTTTccataaaagaagaaaaaaactgTTTTAGACtcaataacataaataaaatcacacacacacaatttcataGGCTTGGACAACACTAAGCACTTCAGAGACATTCAATGATTTACATTTGCAAGGAAGAAATTATATTATTGTGTAGTAATTGTCCAGAATAAGAATTTCTATGTATGGCCTAGATTCAAGAATCATTGGTGAATTCTGCATGCTCAAGGGAACATTTGCACGTTTCTAGGAATTTCAAAAGCAGATTGAGATACGGCATGGATAAGTGCcattcaaacttttaaaaaggtcaaGCATTCAATTTGGTTATGCTTGAAGCTCATCCCCGGCcccataatgatttttttttacaaaatgcaaGAAAAACATACCTAAAATTAAAATGAGACAGCATACCATCTTCGGACAGTGAACTTGATGCATaatattaaaaaaagaattagAGAAACAAACtacactctcatttgctaaaGAATTTGCTAAACAAGTCACCAGAGGTGAATGAACAAGTGGGGATAACCCTACTCATAAGCACTGTGACAGTCTCTCCATCGTATATGAAAAATAAATGCCTTGTTGGatacagaaaaaaacaaaaaataaagagAGGGAGGCAGCAACAGATACCAAAAGCCATAGCTTTTAAACTTATGCTCCTGAATACATATATATTGCTGCAGAATGCAAAGTAAAACTACAGATGAGATCAAGAAACTAGAGCTACCAGCAGGAACTGAAGGCGCAGCTGTCAGAGattaagggtgtgggggggataGCCCAATATAAAAAATTGAACCTGCAAACACCCAAGAGACAAATCATATACTTCCAATATACTCTTGAAACTCCAACACGAATACAGAAGTATTAATTAATCAACCCAAGTAAGATGCCTGGGCAATCATATTCACATTCTGCCACATTAACAACCTGGTCCTATGTTCTGCTGCACAGCAGAACAAAACACAGGATTAGGCCTAGGCTGCCAGTTCTGTCAAAGGAGGCCACCTTATTCTGATGCTTATAGCCCTTCACACAGTCAGCAGCAATTGTCACTGACAGTTGTCACAAGACAACTGCAAGGAAAGGGGGAAGGAGATGAAGAGCTCTTAAAATGTTTCGTCACAAATCCTATCCTAAACCCATTCTTCTGGAAATGTCATCTAATTTTAAAGTTGGGTGAGAGAAGAGAAGTATAGAATAACAGACTGATACAGAAAAAATATATTTGCATTCCTCCTGATACGGTTGGTTTTATTAATGAGGAACAGCAATGGATCAAATAAGAGGATGCTGGAAAACAACAGGTGCCAATTTGTCTATCCACTGAGCTAATCACCTGTGTCAGAGTAACATGGATacttaagagcagccctgacagACCAAatgtctatctagtccagctagATGTTACCATAGTGGCCACTTAGtgaggaagtccacaagcaggagattaaGGAAGTCCAACTTTTTGGAGACAAACTCAATATAGGATTTGTGAATTGACCGAAACACTTTTTGGTCAATTCATGTTCCAATACTTGACAGTCTCTACATGCTTGTGATGCgctaatgcagggattctcaacgtgtgggtccccagatgtaattggacttcagctcccataattcaaggccgctggggctggggattatgggagttgaagcccaataacatctggggacccacacgttgagaagccctgcgcTAATGGCATTTTCTTCAGCACTGCTAGTAAAGCATCAGTAGAATAATCAGGAAGAGTGCTAATAGCTATGGATCCCTGAATAACCAAGACTGAAGTTAAGGCATTCACTTGCAACATTATCTATTTTTCCATATTCCCTTTGCaatatatatgttttttaaaaaacttattttacaaacctgagaggagagctggtcttgtggtagcaagcatgacttgtccccttagctaagcagggtctgccctggttgcatatgaaagggagacttgaagtgtgagcactggaagatattcccctcaggggatagagccgctctgggaagagcataaggtttcaaagttccctccctggcttctccaagatagggctgagagaaattcctgcctgcaaccttggagaagtcgctgccagtctgtgaagacaatactgagctagatagaccaatggtctgactcagttatggcagcttcctgtgttcctatgtatatGTTTAACTGATCCCAGCTCACATCTAAATAGAGCCTTGAGAGTTCATGTAAACAGTTTATATTCAAATGTTTGGCCTAAATGGTTTCTGATACAGCGAGAGTCtgcacaggtggccctcattatctgcagactCCATATCCACAATTTTGTGTATTTTtgattgggtcttagagacccagtttcattatttgCTCAGAGAAAAAAAGGCAAAATTTGCCCATCTGTcattttgagtggctggaaatgacttccaatgtcctttccagccaccatttttcaGCAGAGAGTCATTttatggctctttaaaaaaaaaaaaaagttgaatatTCAACcattttggggggcattgctcgAGACCTGGAGTATAAGgaactgtccttttcttctcttactTCTGTCCCCCTCGACCCCACTTTATTAGGAACTTAACCCCCAATtctcattgactcaaggtttcattattcatggtttctgtattcACCCCTATtggcgagaatggaacccccatgaacaACAAGGGCCACCTGAACATTGACTTGAATAGAAAACATATAGAACACACAGAAACAGTGGCCGACATTAGGCTAGCACTATGCTGTTGCAGCAGTGCTAGACAGTCAGACTAACTGTGCCTTCATGTGAGGCATGATTATCAATTagcttccctctgaagcccactgaacCTCCTGAAAAAGTCCCCTCAGGGCCATGAGGGccatgtagccctcagggacatattttcagtaggcacaatgggcttcagagggaaggggacagCATCAAAAATTACTCCTCCCCCATCACACAACAATGCAACATTAATATGGAGGTCCGGATCTGCTGCACcagcagtgctagtctggatgccagctacTATTTCTATATCCCCACATCTGAGTTTGTGGTAAGTGGGAGTCTAGATGTGGGCATCAAAAGATGTGTGATCGTACCCAATAGTTTAATAGATATCTTTCCCCCAATTATGTGGCTGTGTCAAATGCTAAACGTTTGGCCTACAATTAATAAAGGCATTACATAAGTTTATGCACAGTTCTTGCAGATAAAAGTTAGAAAAGAAAACATGTTAACAAGAAATGTTATAGGGAAGCCCACTACAAGACAAAAGCTATCCATATTAATCTATAATGAAGCCTTCTCCCATTTCTACCAACAGCAGACCTAAAGAACCTGACATCAGTTATTTTATAAAAACTGTTGCAGCCATCTATGATCCCAATGGAAAACTATGCAATCTACTTGCTTCATTTCCTATTGTAAATTTTCTTTTAAGAAGTGAACACATTGAAAACTAAGGCACTAACTACAGTGGACTACAGTCAGACGGCAAAACAAGTTAAGCATGATTTGCTCTAAAATTGTTCCAAGTTGGCTTCCATACAGGAATACTTATTTTCCAAAGCAAGTATtcctttaaaaactataaaatctGAAAAATTCAGTTCCTCACAACAAATGCATGGTAAACATTCTTAAAGTTGGAAAATGGCCAGAAACATGAATGAACTATAGAAGTGGAAGAAATGGTTCAATACAttaagaaaaaatgaaaaaaaatcaaGCAAGACAGAGAGAAAAGGTTATGGAGACTGAACGTTTATTGAAGGAGAAAGCAGAGATGAAATGGATGACAGAAACCTATTACAATGCTAATAACCAGCAAATAAAAGTTAGCTATCCCTTTTCTGATTTAAGAAGTTCATATAGGCACTTCAAGAAAgccacaaaaagtgtgtgtgtggggggggactaTTCATTAACTCATTTGAGCTTGTACTACATGCCATGTTCATGCAAAATAGTTTTTTTCCTCTCTCATTAAAAAATAGAcgggggaaaggagagaaaaatAATACAACGCTTTATTTTGCCCTATATTAGTCATAACAGATTGAAGTAGCTACTAAACTGAAATGGTTTATGTACTTAAACATGAAAACAAGCAATGGACAAATCTACCTGTGGCGTTAATCCTATGATAGTAATCCAACACATAATTAAGAAGTGTGTCAAAATGTGCGTTATTCTGTAACAGTAAATCTGAGATCAGCAGAACTTCGATACATGTGATTTGGAACTGTTGCCATGGTGTCCAGAATAACACCACACAGCATAGTAAGTATTTAAGCAGATTGCACAGAATTTCATGAAAAAGCCAGCTTGTACACTTTGAAGATTAATACATCATCACTCAACACTACTGTTCTTCTCCATACCAAACTTACAATATAGCCTCTCCCTTCCTGTGTACATAGTTCTCTATGAATATGTGAACGGGATAGGAAATTAAATGGGATTCACTGAATTAGAATGAATATGCTACTGAAATATGCTAGTGACACAGCACACTTTAATTTGACTCTTGGAATTGCCTACTCAACAAATAtctcaaaacagttcaaacaagCAACGTGGATGGCTATCTCTAAAATAAAAGGAGTATGTGTTACAGAGATTTCCTGCTTCCTGTTGATGGAGAAGAGACCAAAGACAGTCACTAAGAAGAACAAATAAAGGCCGAGGCGCCTTATTATCACCTTCTAAGGGCTTCACAATCTGAAGCTTCTCTGGGAGGTATGAGCGACTGCTGATGGACATTCCTGAATATCCAGTAAACTCAGAAAACCTGGAGTGAGTTCCCAACGACATGATACTCTCTGTTGGAGTCATGGAGCCACTATGGAATTCACCCTTTCCTGCCAATTCTCTGAGCTTCCTTTCCTGTTCTTCTTCAAAGAACTTCCTCTCTGACAGGTAGTTCTCTCTCCGTAGGGACAGCCTTCGAAGGGCTGTTTCCAGGTCACTCGAGCCAGGTGTTCCCGGGGTTCCAGGtttcttgttcttttcttcatTTCTAAAACGACAAGCAAACACACTTTAAAAGGTTTAGCTTTAACTGATATTCTGTGTACATGTAATAGGGAGACCCTCAACGGTTAAAAATGTCAGTAGTTGAAGTGCTAAGAAAAAACAGTTTCCAGCTCTGCACAGTAGGACAATTATTTTACCAGCAGAATGTAATCTTTCACtcttaaaaatacataaattgaACATTAAACTAAATGACTTAGTGCCGTTGCAGTTCTACTCCAAGAACCACCTTTAAAAAGATCAGCCTATGCTATTCAGGCTTTCTGTGCTGCCCATTCCCCTTTGTAAACCATGGTAGAGATGTCTGGAGGACATACAATTGGCTTGAAAAGAGAATGACCTGTGTCACACAACCAGGCATGGTAGGGCAGGGCAAAGTGGAAACTGCTTATTTTACTTTGCTTCCTCCACAGTCACCTATCAATCAAATCTAATGAAAATTATTTTCCAATCTCACATGGCAACCAGACCAAAAGGTGGTATACTTGGCTAAACCAACAAGATAAAAAAGTAAAATTGATTTCTGCAGTTATAGGAGCTAaaatcaacttttaaaaatttatcttTACAGGAGACCCAACTGTCTTAACTTTGAAGACTGCACACATCCTGTTACACTTCAGGCTGATGCTGAGCATCACAACTTACAATGAAGTCAGTATATGAGTAATGGTCAAAGACTTCACTTCGCAATCACCCAGTGCAGAATGTAGTCGTCTTCATTATCAGATTTATTTACATGTATCATTTTATTGATACATGCAAATAAATCTACTGAGATGATTAGTGAAATATAATTATGCAAGAATACAGGTCTACATTTTCTGAAATTGTCTAATAATGCTAGAAGCCTCAACATGattcatgtttaaaatgattAATGTGAGAAAGCTGGTGCACAGCAATATACTGAAATTAGGTTCCTGAATGTCACATATCCAGCACATATGATCCGTCTAATAATGTCAGGTTGGCAACCTAAGAAAACATTTCTACCACAAGTCATGGAAGGAGGAAAAGAACTGCGATGCTGTTCTCAGTCCAGAGTAAAGACAGCTGAACTTTGCAGTACTAACCCAGGGTCAGCAGATCCAGTTTCTAGGATGATGCTATTAGTCTTGTTGTCTATCACAATACCAGAGATATCTCCTCCATACAAGCTGGATCGTGGTGTGCTGACACAGCTAGAAATGACGGAGTTCATTGCTGAAGACTGGTTAGATCCTGGGATATTCATTGGAGATGGCGTTAGGGATCTCTGCTTTACCACCTGGTTGACGTTCCGCACTGTGTCAAATACTCGCTTCTGATGGCTGATAAAAACACAGGTAATCATAAAAATCAAACTCACAGCAGATATATGCTTAAATTTCCTACAGACACAGCATACCATAGTTATTTacacagctttcagaaaaggaagTATGGTCTTGGAGATGAAGCTTGTAATCAACCATTCAATCCGATAATTAACAGTGAGCAAAACTGTTTACGATGTCAAAAGTTACTTATTGTTCTGCAGAAAAGGGAAATGCTGTAAAATCAGTCTGACTGGGACCACTTACTTAGTTCCTCTCCTCCCAGAATCCTCTCATACATGACTGTGATATCTTAATGTGTTCAACTTCTTCTTTACCCCTTGTCCCTTTTGTATCATATGTCTATTAAATTGCAAGTCATTTAAACTGTGAACCACATTCAGTGCTTTGACAGAAATACAGCAAATAAGTTAAATGTCAGCTACTCACTTGATACTTGGCAATCAAGACACCCAGGGCAAGATAGAGAGAGGGTCTCAAGCTCACATGCTTGTCCTCTGCCCCGTTTCCCTCAGTTGGGAGAAAGCAACAACTGAACCTGAAGATCCCGTACTGAATGTTGGATCTTCACGATCCTGCAGGATAGAACTTCTTTTTCTAGTTGGATCTGTCTGGTGTGGGATCTCCTGGTGCACTTGTTGCCTTCTACCTGGTGCAGTGAGGGGAACATGCAAAGCCAAAATCTGCttcaaaaaaccaaaccaaaccaaaccaggtgaggaacagtttaaaacactCACTAGAGAAACATGCACAGAAAATGCTACTATAGTAGGCAAGATGAACACTAATCTGTCAAAAAGAGCACTAGTTTTTTACGTGACAAGCTAAAGCACATGTTACAGTTGCCACATGAAGGCCAATTTAAATTCCTCAATACAGAAACTGGCACTACTCAATGAGCTACTGGCATACAGTAACTTATTACATGGATTTGTCAATTTCCTCCATACTGACCAATCTCCTACAAATCATTCTGGGGCCATTTTCAGTAGTGTGGAGAAAGATGTTAAATCTGTGTGGTCAGCCAGTAAATATGACACAACGCAAAGCTATTTACAGCCACCTCCATGTGGCAGCTGAAGCATATGTAGTAGCTCTCACAGAACACTTTAATGTTTTActtgtttatttacatttataccccacttttgcTTCAGGGAGCTCAAAGCACCAAACATAGGATTCCCAAgtggcctcccatccaggcacagaTGGGAAAATCTGacccaggcctgcttaactttagCAAAGTTGATGCATCATGTATCTTCAGATCATTTTGCTATAAATTATCTAGTGGTACCCAGATATGCAAGCTCAAACCACACAACAAAACATCCCTATCTCACTATAGCTAGTAATTCACACAGGTAATATGAACCTGCTATGCTAGAGGACATTGCAGAAAAATGGATGCCACTTTATGAGCACAGCCAATAAATATTATTCTTGTTAAATGGTTATTGTTCTGCTTAAAATACCCAAATATCATAAGGTCTCATACGTTAAATCAGGGGAGTCAGGATCATCAAGATGCAGTTCTTTTCTCATTGATCCTTCAATTTCTGCTGCTAAGGAATCCTGTTGGGACAATGTTAAATAGCGTCACAGCATGTTCTTATCAAAAATGTCTGTTTTAGTAATATAACAgtaatataaaacagtaacagcaATTTAGTAATGAGGTTTGCAATGATAGACACaacatacataattaaaatagtcCATTATAAATAGAGTCATGCAGGAGAATCttattatctgcaggggttccattccgtgTGTGGGGGAGTTGGATAGTGAAATGGTGGATAACAGGGCATTAGGGAAATGGAAATTGGGGGGTGAGGTTCCTGAGGAAGCAGGCCAAAAGGATGAAAATGGTGCAAAGGGGCTGGCAAAAACAGGATGAAAAACAGACTGGAAATTGGGGGGGTgtgtgccctaccatgctctgtgtgtCCAGCAAGGGCAGaagttaaaaaagaagaagtggtttttccataaaaataattttctctctctcttttttaaacaaaaagccacaaaatggctccagtcCTCAAAATGGCGCCCATCCCCGATCTGCGGATATATGAGTATTAATCCCTTAAATGCCTAATTTTTTCAGCTATACCGAGGTTGGGTGGCAATTACCTGACcgcggatatgtgaaactgcagatCCCAGGTCTGtgattaacgaggttctcctgtataagtGCTTTTATAGTGCCCACTATCAAAGACTTACTTTATAAAATACTGTGGCAATATACTGTAGCAATGGTAGGTAAGCACTAACATTTCCCTTTTACAAAGGTAAAGTTAGAATGACTTGCTAAATTTAAGGCACCATGACATAGAAATGAAAGCTTCCAAGACCCACTGACAGCCAATTCAATTTTCAAGACACAGCATATTTAGAAATATATAATATGAAAGAACTATTACAAATGTCCATAAGAACCTTCCCCATAGTGTTTTAtgacaaaagaaaaaagatgaaaaagccttcttcaagggcaaaatattatccaatgtaatcctgttaaaaaaaaccttctTCAAAAACAGGAAACAATATCTTGGACTAACCAAAGTTGATGGAGCACATCTGCCACTATCTTACTAATGTGAGCTTgtcagaaaacagaaaaaggacCATCTGAAAAGCCTTCTGCTGTAGAGGCAGCTTATGTAATGGCTTTTCAAACATTCTGTGAACTTAACGAACATTAGAACTTAAAAACATCCCTGTTGGATCAGGGATCCCTCTCAgatcccaccagatgccactgggagcctacacgcaggagttaagggcatgccctctctcctgcaactggtatacagaggcatcctgctctgaataccagttgttttCCAATGCATATTACTTACTTCTGAAGATGACTTCTTAAATCACACTACCTTCCCCCACCTTTGGAAAGTGGGAAGGTAGCATGATTTAAGAAGTCATCTTCAGAAGTAAGTTGTGGTGGGAGCTAATGCTGGGCAGTATTATACTACCTCCCAGCAGAAGACTATGCAATGAATTCATATTAGTTCattacaaagtgtgtgtgtgtgtgtgtgtgtgtgtgtgtgtgtgtgtgtaacgcCATCAGTGCCTAAACAGGATTTCCCTACCCACCCCTGCCAATGGAGACAACTCTTATAGTTACTgaacaaaatatttaaatacagatttttttttgctTAAATCAATTATGTAAGCATTAAAGTTTAACAAATATCTTTTATTAAATCTGTCTACCTCCACAGCAGCTACAAGCTATTTTGAAAAGAGAGTCATAGGCATCATACTGCATAAACTTTTGATGGCAAGATCTTATTTAATCAGATGTATTAAAGGAAAgctgattttaaaatgtgtgacatctgtacacttgtttaACATTTGTAATAGTTCAACTGCAGGCTTTTGAAACATTTATTTGCAAAGCCAGAACTTTTCCAGTCATTGCAACTTTGTAATGTATGCCCGATATTGCCGTGTTAAAAACAAACTTGATAACATGTACACCTCCTATTTAACAGAAGATTCAAACCAAGGTTCCAGACTTGTCTATGTATATTTACTAAAACAGTTGGAATAATTAAGTTTTTTAAGCTGTATCACTGCTCGTGAGTTAGATTTCTAGAAAGTGTTTCTTGCAAGGCTTCTCACCATGGGGAAAAGGCCCAATGCATGGTAACGTCGTGACATGGCATTTGGCATTGTCTTGTTCCGAAGGTTCTTCAATTCCTCCTGTGCCTCATGAAGCATTTCCATGCACTCGGCATACTTGTCTTCCAGCTCACGTAACTGTGCAATGCAAAGGGAATAGGATAATTTCCCATTAAAGGCCACAAACATTGCTATGAAAAAACCCCACTTCTAAAGACAGAACAAATGTTGTGTATGAATTATACAATCCACATGTACATTTATTTCAGTGTGCATCCATTTTATTGATGGTCCTAATAAATTACCATTTAAGAGATTGGGCTTCTATGAGGTTCGGTGCACTGAATAAATTATTCagtgcatatattttatttatcttgcTACACTTATTCTGCTTCTCCAAactgtggagagagaaatttctaCATTTTCAATCTGTTTATGCAGCAATAAGGGCTAGAATCTTACTTTTTAATAAATGAGACAAGTATTGCTCTCCAGGAAAGTGAATTCTTTCATACACTGCATAGTCAGACACATGTAAAATCCATTTGTAGCTCTTCTAGGGAAACTGCCTCAAAAAGCCCAGATATTTAACACACAACCTTAAGAAGTGTTGAGCATGACACCCTAAAGAGAGCTAGGTGCTCTTAAGCCCACCGGCATCAATACATTTAAGCACACCTAATTCTATATAAGCCATAAGATACCCAATTCTATTTACAACTCTTTAACATTTCCTGTTTAGGTTGTATATGCTATTGCACATCCTGTTTAATAGTATATTTTGTATATGCTATTTGCCTGACACAATCaggcaaaaatattttaaaaccactgATACGAACTGCAATAAAAgcaattattattaaattacCATACTCACTTCTGCGGTGAGCTGCCTTT
Coding sequences within it:
- the TRAK1 gene encoding trafficking kinesin-binding protein 1 isoform X6; amino-acid sequence: MQKFIEADYYELDWYYEDCTDVLCAERVGQMTKTYNDIDAVTRLLEEKERDLELAARIGQSLLKKNKSLTERNEFLEEQVEHIREEVSQLRHELSMKDELLQFYTSAAEESEPESICSTPLKRNESSSSVQNYFHLDSLQKKLKDLEEENVVLRSEACQLKTETITYEEKEQQLVNDCVKELRDANIQIASISEELAKKTEDAARQQEEITHLLSQIVDLQKKAKACTVENEELVQHLGAAKDAQRQLTAELRELEDKYAECMEMLHEAQEELKNLRNKTMPNAMSRRYHALGLFPMDSLAAEIEGSMRKELHLDDPDSPDLTHQKRVFDTVRNVNQVVKQRSLTPSPMNIPGSNQSSAMNSVISSCVSTPRSSLYGGDISGIVIDNKTNSIILETGSADPGNEEKNKKPGTPGTPGSSDLETALRRLSLRRENYLSERKFFEEEQERKLRELAGKGEFHSGSMTPTESIMSLGTHSRFSEFTGYSGMSISSRSYLPEKLQIVKPLEGSATLHHWQQLAQPHLGGILDPRPGVVTKGFRTLDLDLDEVYCLNDFEEDESGDITYKGLTTSTPVQHTETSGERSQAQVTVSDSKNYSSLSQTFPEEMQEPTTDDDEGSVHHPGKCMSQTNSTFTFTTCRILHPSDELTRVTPRSCEEDDETALCHLMLKGDVGHTI
- the TRAK1 gene encoding trafficking kinesin-binding protein 1 isoform X7, with product MTKTYNDIDAVTRLLEEKERDLELAARIGQSLLKKNKSLTERNEFLEEQVEHIREEVSQLRHELSMKDELLQFYTSAAEESEPESICSTPLKRNESSSSVQNYFHLDSLQKKLKDLEEENVVLRSEACQLKTETITYEEKEQQLVNDCVKELRDANIQIASISEELAKKTEDAARQQEEITHLLSQIVDLQKKAKACTVENEELVQHLGAAKDAQRQLTAELRELEDKYAECMEMLHEAQEELKNLRNKTMPNAMSRRYHALGLFPMDSLAAEIEGSMRKELHLDDPDSPDLTHQKRVFDTVRNVNQVVKQRSLTPSPMNIPGSNQSSAMNSVISSCVSTPRSSLYGGDISGIVIDNKTNSIILETGSADPGNEEKNKKPGTPGTPGSSDLETALRRLSLRRENYLSERKFFEEEQERKLRELAGKGEFHSGSMTPTESIMSLGTHSRFSEFTGYSGMSISSRSYLPEKLQIVKPLEGSATLHHWQQLAQPHLGGILDPRPGVVTKGFRTLDLDLDEVYCLNDFEEDESGDITYKGLTTSTPVQHTETSVHHPGKCMSQTNSTFTFTTCRILHPSDELTRVTPRSCEEDDETALCHLMLKGDVGHTI